Proteins from a single region of Motilibacter peucedani:
- a CDS encoding gluconokinase encodes MTQGFTRVSATDALDPLVLALDVGSTGSRGDVFDATGRPVEGGRLKLPHAFTTAADGTSVIDPDQVVGELRHIIDELASRQLAGRVGGVALDTFASSLVGVGADGSAVTPCYTYADSRCHAQVAQLRSELDEAQVQQRTGCRIHSSYLAPRLRWVEETDPATFSRARRWMSLGEYAYLSLLGTTAAGTSTAAWTGMLDRRTGRWDGELLAAAGVDELQLCEVRDPDQPLDLGGGAALPWPALRHALWFAPISDGFASNLGTGAVDETSAAVAAATSGAIRVLVHAVPDQVPSGLWCYRVDADRSLLGGAVNDVGRMVSWLQSSLQLDATDLDQVMAAAPDHATPLVLPYLSGERATGWAAEARATFAGVSAATTGAQILRGAMEGVALSYARIADQLGTVARPARILASGRVTQDLPAWQQVLADVLGAPVEPVTIKRTTLHGTALHALAVLALDTPRTRATTGRSYEPTPDHEQYYRSRSSQYDALYRAVVASDSSA; translated from the coding sequence TCGACCCGCTGGTCCTCGCGTTGGACGTCGGGTCGACCGGCAGCCGCGGGGACGTCTTCGACGCCACGGGGCGGCCGGTCGAGGGTGGCCGGCTCAAGCTCCCGCACGCGTTCACCACCGCCGCGGACGGCACCTCGGTCATCGACCCGGACCAGGTGGTGGGCGAGCTCCGGCACATCATCGACGAGCTCGCGAGCCGGCAGCTTGCCGGCCGGGTCGGGGGCGTCGCCCTCGACACCTTCGCGTCGTCACTGGTGGGCGTCGGCGCGGACGGCTCTGCGGTGACGCCCTGCTACACCTACGCGGACTCCCGTTGCCACGCCCAGGTCGCTCAGTTGCGAAGCGAGCTCGACGAGGCGCAGGTGCAGCAGCGGACCGGGTGCCGCATCCACAGCAGCTACCTCGCGCCGAGGCTCCGCTGGGTCGAGGAGACCGATCCGGCCACGTTCAGCCGCGCGCGCCGGTGGATGTCTCTGGGTGAGTACGCGTACCTCTCCCTGCTCGGCACGACGGCCGCGGGCACGTCCACGGCGGCGTGGACCGGGATGCTCGACCGCCGCACCGGGAGGTGGGACGGTGAGCTGCTGGCTGCCGCCGGTGTCGACGAGTTGCAGCTCTGCGAGGTGCGTGACCCGGACCAGCCGCTGGACCTCGGTGGCGGCGCTGCCCTCCCCTGGCCGGCGCTCCGGCATGCCCTCTGGTTCGCGCCGATCTCCGACGGCTTCGCGAGCAACCTCGGCACAGGCGCAGTCGACGAGACGTCCGCCGCTGTCGCCGCGGCCACGAGCGGGGCGATCCGCGTGCTCGTCCACGCGGTGCCCGACCAGGTCCCTTCCGGCCTGTGGTGCTACCGGGTCGACGCGGACCGCTCCCTGCTCGGCGGGGCTGTCAACGACGTCGGCCGGATGGTGAGCTGGCTCCAGAGCAGTCTTCAGCTGGACGCGACGGACCTCGACCAGGTGATGGCGGCGGCGCCTGACCACGCGACGCCCCTCGTTCTGCCCTACCTGTCCGGCGAGCGCGCCACCGGCTGGGCAGCTGAGGCCCGAGCGACGTTCGCCGGGGTGTCGGCCGCCACCACGGGTGCGCAGATCCTCCGCGGCGCCATGGAGGGCGTCGCCCTGTCCTACGCGCGGATCGCCGACCAGCTAGGCACCGTCGCGCGGCCGGCGCGCATCCTCGCGAGCGGCCGGGTGACCCAGGACCTTCCGGCGTGGCAGCAGGTCCTCGCGGACGTGCTCGGAGCGCCCGTCGAGCCGGTGACGATCAAGCGGACCACGCTGCACGGCACCGCGCTGCACGCGTTGGCCGTCCTCGCTCTCGACACTCCGCGGACGCGGGCGACGACCGGGCGGAGCTATGAGCCCACACCAGACCACGAGCAGTACTACAGGTCGCGTTCGTCGCAGTACGACGCCCTCTACCGCGCCGTCGTGGCTTCCGACTCCTCCGCATGA
- a CDS encoding methylenetetrahydrofolate reductase, producing MSKPPSHQREQLLFSITPPRRSSPPEDAQRIATVTVERLKQLDLDALIVYDIDDESDRNPDERPFLYLPTQDHGDFHARHLTEWDRPVVIYRCVGKYDSTQLETWLAAQDPELVSTVFVGASSSSKQVLTSLAEAQAVWRNTCPELPLGSVAIPERHSGSGREHERMLRKQRRGASFFVTQVVYDADAAKSMVSDYFYACHDQGQEPAPVIFTLSVCGSLKTLAFLQWLGVDVPAWMRNDLQRSEDPLSVSFEHCVATAAELAAYCRRLGAPFGFNVESVSIRRAEIDASVRLAERLRAG from the coding sequence GTGAGCAAGCCACCGTCGCACCAGCGTGAGCAGCTCCTCTTCAGCATCACGCCCCCTCGGCGGTCGTCGCCTCCAGAGGACGCTCAGCGGATCGCCACGGTCACCGTCGAGCGCCTCAAGCAGCTCGACCTCGACGCACTCATCGTCTACGACATCGACGACGAGAGCGACCGCAACCCCGACGAGCGGCCCTTCCTCTATCTGCCCACGCAGGACCACGGAGACTTCCACGCCCGTCACCTGACCGAGTGGGACCGTCCGGTCGTCATCTACCGGTGCGTGGGCAAGTACGACTCGACCCAGCTCGAGACATGGCTCGCCGCGCAAGACCCCGAGCTGGTGAGCACCGTGTTCGTCGGAGCGTCGTCCAGCTCCAAGCAGGTGTTGACCAGTCTCGCCGAGGCGCAGGCCGTCTGGCGGAACACGTGCCCCGAGCTGCCTCTCGGCAGCGTGGCCATACCCGAGCGGCACTCCGGCAGCGGACGGGAGCACGAGCGGATGCTGCGCAAGCAGCGCCGCGGCGCGTCCTTCTTCGTGACCCAGGTCGTCTACGACGCCGACGCCGCCAAGAGCATGGTCTCCGACTACTTCTACGCCTGCCATGACCAAGGGCAGGAACCCGCACCCGTCATCTTCACGCTCTCGGTCTGCGGTTCGCTCAAGACCTTGGCCTTCCTGCAGTGGCTAGGAGTCGATGTTCCTGCGTGGATGCGCAACGACCTGCAGAGGTCCGAGGACCCTCTGTCAGTGTCGTTCGAGCACTGCGTGGCGACCGCCGCAGAGCTGGCCGCGTACTGCCGCCGCCTCGGTGCGCCCTTCGGCTTCAACGTCGAGAGCGTCTCGATCAGGCGTGCCGAGATCGACGCCTCCGTGCGCCTCGCCGAGCGTCTGCGAGCCGGGTGA
- a CDS encoding ABC transporter substrate-binding protein, with the protein MRVLGMWSGPELQSFQAVQSVWERQTGATVDWQGSDDVAADLQRSSARSGPDIAVLPNLRVLQELADAGRLVPLDRALDVTQLRHDYPAIWLALGSRAGKHYGLFYKVTDKSTVWYAPTSFTANGWSVPSTWHDLLSLADRMVAAGHTPFSVVSASGQASGWPLTDWVSEIVLTGCGPDVYDRWVSARLPWTDPCVRKSFVMLLDLLHHDGYVLGGADAVLSTSDEQGADPLYARPPKAEMYYMASFAQGFITSRLPDLRPGRDYGFFPFPAVNPEWRGSITVGADVVVMTRDTPAARAFLSYLAGAPAQEVWIRRGGFTSVARSVPTDTYPDPVAREVATHLSTARATRFSAGDMMPATLQRAWWRGMLRLVRDPGALDSVLGSLTRLARSAR; encoded by the coding sequence GTGCGCGTCCTGGGCATGTGGAGCGGCCCCGAGCTCCAGAGCTTCCAGGCCGTGCAGTCGGTGTGGGAACGGCAGACGGGAGCCACCGTCGACTGGCAGGGGTCGGACGACGTCGCCGCGGACCTGCAGCGCTCCTCGGCGAGGAGCGGACCGGACATCGCGGTGCTGCCGAACCTGCGGGTGCTGCAGGAGCTGGCGGACGCCGGTCGTCTGGTCCCTCTCGACCGTGCGCTCGACGTGACCCAGCTCCGCCACGACTACCCCGCCATCTGGCTGGCTCTCGGCAGCCGCGCCGGCAAGCACTACGGGCTCTTCTACAAGGTGACGGACAAGTCGACGGTGTGGTACGCGCCGACGTCCTTCACCGCGAACGGCTGGTCCGTGCCCTCGACGTGGCACGACCTGCTGTCTCTGGCCGACCGCATGGTCGCGGCAGGCCACACGCCGTTCTCCGTCGTGTCCGCGAGCGGGCAGGCCAGCGGCTGGCCGCTCACCGACTGGGTGTCCGAGATCGTCCTCACCGGCTGCGGGCCAGACGTCTACGACCGCTGGGTGTCAGCGCGCCTGCCGTGGACGGATCCGTGCGTGCGCAAGTCGTTCGTCATGCTCCTCGACCTGCTGCACCACGACGGGTACGTCTTGGGAGGGGCGGACGCGGTGCTGTCCACGAGCGACGAGCAGGGAGCGGACCCGCTCTATGCACGGCCTCCGAAGGCCGAGATGTACTACATGGCGTCCTTCGCCCAGGGCTTCATCACCTCCAGGCTGCCGGACCTGCGTCCCGGTCGGGACTACGGGTTCTTCCCGTTCCCGGCGGTGAACCCCGAGTGGCGCGGCAGCATCACCGTCGGAGCGGACGTCGTCGTGATGACGCGGGACACTCCTGCGGCCCGTGCCTTCTTGAGCTACCTCGCGGGCGCGCCGGCGCAGGAGGTGTGGATCCGCCGGGGAGGCTTCACCTCGGTGGCCCGCAGCGTGCCCACCGACACGTATCCAGATCCGGTCGCGCGGGAGGTGGCGACACACCTCTCGACGGCTCGAGCGACGAGGTTCAGCGCGGGCGACATGATGCCCGCGACCCTTCAACGCGCCTGGTGGCGCGGCATGCTGCGGCTCGTGAGAGATCCGGGTGCGCTGGACAGCGTGCTCGGCTCACTGACTCGGCTCGCCCGCAGCGCTCGCTGA